The Prunus dulcis chromosome 5, ALMONDv2, whole genome shotgun sequence genomic sequence ATTTAAACTATCATTTGtactaaatatatatataaagaaataaatagtatGATCAGATATAAGATAAGTAGAAGATCCCTTTCCTTGGTGTCACACTTAAcaaaacacacacatatatatatatatatatataattgtatgATTGTTTTAAGGACCACACAAAAACCAAGTGACGTGACACAAAGCATCCCAAGAATGGAACCAATAATGAATAGGATACTGCTTGCCTCTTTTTCAATAAAGAGGTACTTCTTCTTCATGCGAATCACAGTTTgacacatatataaaaataattcataaaaaatataaataaaaaacttctATATACATGTCACACTGTTATTGACATGAGTATAAAAGCTCCTAGTTATATGATAAGAATGATATTTTTCTAATGGATATGGATCTTCTGCCTTGAAGTTTTGAGCATTTCTCACCTGCCTTGCGAGAAAGCTTTACCTTTTAATCAATTGGGTGGTCCTAATCGATGGTTTCATATCAGcacataaattattattattattattggtCTTATACAAGTCAATATGTCGCTTACAAACTTGGATCCTCTGTCTCTCTGTAAAGGCACACTCCATTGGTTTGATCGCAAGCaaccatatatatatggcCATAAAAAAATCTGTTGCAGAAAAGAGATACTCCATTCAATTCAAATCATAAACTCTAGTTTGTGCTATATCATCAAACTATTTTCTTACAATAAtaactaataataaaaacaatattgaAGATGAAAACCCGCTGACCCCTTTTAATAATATGTAttgggaaagagagagagaggaaaaaaataaaataaagcaaaccACACCCCAGGACAGCTATTAATTGTACATGGGAAACGAAATATCACCGCAAATAGCTAATGAACTCTACGTTTTGAATATGTATATTAGTTAAATAAAGGATATTCAAGAATATATAATGCTTAATCAAAAGCTCCACAGACCACTTTCTCCTCCGTCTGAATTGCCCGAGGAGTCAGGATAATCAGGCGGTCTCGGCGGAGACAACAGCATTCCTTCTGCCATTTCGACCAACAAATTCGGCATCCCAAAAAGCTCTTCTTCGTCTATTCCCACAGATGACGCTAAACTGGAACTATTCATCATCGTCCTCATGTCGTCCTCTTGCTTCTTCTGCCTCTCTCTGTGCTTCAGACTGTTATTGGCCTCTTCATTCCACTGTAGTGcagcggcggcggcggcggcacTGCGAATGTCCTCCGGTGACGTGGATGCTGGCACTGGATAAGAGGCAATGGAGCTCGGAAAGTTGAGAACAGCATCGCCCCGCTTGAGAGCGAGAGAGGCGACGTCATAGGCGGCCGCAGCCATCTCTGGGGTTGGGTAAGTCCCGAGCCATATCCGCCTAGTCTTACGTGGCTCACGGATTTCGGACACCCATTTTCCGCCTCGGCACCGGATTCCATGGTACCTAGAGTGCTTCCCGCAAGAGCTTGATGCCATGGTGGTGGGGAGTGGAGGGTGTTTTAGTAATTGAACAAGCTCCGGTGatgaagagagggagaggagaaTGTGGGATGGCTTGGTGTAAAAGGGTGTGGTTGAAGGAGGGGCCTGAGGAGGAAGAAAGGTCAAGGGGTGGGTATGGATATAGGTCAAATATATTTGGCGCAAGTgagtattttaattttggtcaGCCAtgatatatatagatattttcGTATATATAGTTAGGTAGGGATGTAATTGTTGA encodes the following:
- the LOC117628983 gene encoding uncharacterized protein LOC117628983 — protein: MASSSCGNHTRYHGIRCRGGKWVSEIREPRKTRRIWLGTYPTPEMAASAYDVAALALKGGDAVLNFPSSIALYPVPASRSPEDIRSAAVAAAAAAAAVSAALQSNEEANNSLELKESPKKQEDDMKTMMNSTSLASSVGMYEEELFGMPNLLAEMAEGMLLSPPRPPDYPESGNSDGGESDFFWAYIWLRSNQWSVPLQRDRGCKFAPPSTTPFYTKPSHILLSLSSSPELVQLLKHPPLPTTMASSSCGKHSRYHGIRCRGGKWVSEIREPRKTRRIWLGTYPTPEMAAAAYDVASLALKRGDAVLNFPSSIASYPVPASTSPEDIRSAAAAAAALQWNEEANNSLKHRERQKKQEDDMRTMMNSSSLASSVGIDEEELFGMPNLLVEMAEGMLLSPPRPPDYPDSSGNSDGGESGLWSF